In a genomic window of Deltaproteobacteria bacterium:
- a CDS encoding crotonase/enoyl-CoA hydratase family protein, giving the protein MSVRVEKQGAITTVVLSRPQARNAVDPATAKALADAFRAFDADSEASVAVLFGEGETFCAGADLKAFAEGAYDRVPAEGDGPMGPSRLLLDKPVIAAVEGYAVAGGLELALWCDLRVAAEDATFGVFCRRWGVPLIDGGTVRLPRLIGLSRALDLILTGRAVNAQEALQMGLANRVVPEGAARAAAEELAREIASFPQLCLRTDRRSAHEQVDLVFPDAMQNELRHGLRALAAGAREGAKRFVGGAGRGGTNQ; this is encoded by the coding sequence ATGAGCGTGCGCGTCGAGAAGCAAGGTGCGATCACCACGGTGGTCCTCAGCCGTCCGCAGGCCCGGAACGCCGTCGATCCCGCGACCGCGAAGGCGCTGGCCGATGCCTTCCGCGCCTTCGACGCCGATTCCGAGGCGAGCGTGGCCGTGCTCTTCGGCGAGGGCGAAACCTTCTGCGCCGGCGCCGATCTGAAGGCGTTCGCGGAGGGCGCCTACGATCGGGTCCCGGCGGAAGGCGACGGACCCATGGGACCGTCGCGGCTGCTGCTCGACAAGCCGGTGATCGCGGCGGTCGAAGGTTACGCCGTCGCGGGTGGACTGGAGCTCGCGCTCTGGTGCGACCTGCGCGTGGCCGCCGAGGATGCGACGTTCGGCGTGTTCTGCCGGCGCTGGGGAGTGCCTTTGATCGACGGCGGGACGGTACGGCTCCCGCGCCTGATCGGGCTCTCGCGCGCGCTCGATCTCATCCTCACCGGGCGCGCGGTGAACGCGCAGGAGGCCTTGCAGATGGGTCTCGCCAACCGGGTGGTCCCCGAAGGGGCGGCGCGCGCCGCCGCGGAGGAGCTGGCCCGGGAGATCGCCTCCTTCCCTCAGCTCTGCCTGCGCACCGATCGGCGGTCGGCGCACGAGCAGGTGGATCTCGTCTTTCCCGACGCGATGCAGAACGAGCTGCGCCACGGCCTGCGCGCGCTTGCAGCCGGCGCGCGGGAAGGGGCGAAGCGGTTCGTCGGCGGCGCCGGCCGCGGCGGTACCAATCAATAA
- a CDS encoding flap endonuclease: protein MRLHIVDGTFELFRAHYSKRPAHPLKATRGLAQSLLALLANPAEQVTHVAVAFDNPIRSFRNDLFADYKSDEGVPPDLRSQFDAAEEATRAVGAVVWSMREFEADDALATAAARYAGQVDQVRILTPDKDLGQCLESDHVVQIDVIRKRVLDEQALLQRRGIQPHSIPDYLALTGDDADGIPGLPGFGERTASALLARFVHLENIPLNGRGWPEAVRGADRLSQTLRERLADVFLYRELATLRRDVPLPESLEDLRYRGPDERRVRELLALGPATSSVAPAA from the coding sequence ATGCGGCTGCACATCGTCGACGGCACCTTCGAGCTCTTCCGCGCCCATTACTCGAAACGGCCGGCGCATCCGCTCAAGGCGACCCGGGGGCTGGCGCAGTCGCTGTTGGCGCTGCTCGCCAATCCCGCCGAGCAGGTGACGCACGTGGCGGTCGCCTTCGACAACCCGATCCGTTCGTTCCGCAACGACCTCTTCGCGGACTACAAGTCCGACGAGGGGGTGCCACCGGACCTGCGCTCGCAGTTCGACGCCGCGGAAGAGGCGACGCGCGCGGTCGGCGCGGTGGTGTGGTCGATGCGCGAATTCGAGGCCGACGATGCACTCGCCACGGCCGCCGCGCGCTACGCCGGGCAGGTCGACCAGGTGCGGATCCTCACGCCGGACAAGGACCTCGGGCAATGCCTGGAGTCCGACCACGTGGTGCAGATCGACGTGATCCGCAAGCGCGTGCTCGACGAGCAGGCGCTGTTGCAGCGCCGCGGGATCCAGCCGCACTCGATTCCGGATTATCTCGCTTTGACCGGCGACGACGCCGACGGCATTCCAGGCCTGCCGGGCTTCGGCGAGAGGACCGCATCCGCCCTGCTGGCGCGTTTCGTCCATCTGGAGAACATCCCGCTGAACGGGCGCGGCTGGCCCGAGGCCGTACGCGGAGCGGATCGGCTTTCGCAGACGCTGCGGGAACGGTTGGCGGACGTCTTCCTCTACCGTGAGCTCGCCACGCTGCGCCGCGACGTCCCGCTTCCGGAGTCGCTCGAGGACCTGCGCTACCGAGGGCCCGACGAGAGACGCGTCCGCGAGCTCCTCGCGCTCGGCCCGGCGACATCTTCCGTGGCGCCTGCTGCTTAG
- the ygiD gene encoding 4,5-DOPA dioxygenase extradiol, whose protein sequence is MPVLFVGHGSPMNAIEDNDWTRGFRKLGELLPQPTAILSISAHWYVPGTFVTGNEHPRTIHDFGGFPPELYEQQYPAPGSVELARRVSNLVGKGTTLRTDWGLDHGTWTVLKYLRPKADLPVVQLSIDGRLPPAGHLAIGKTLAPLREEGVLILGSGNVTHNLRHAFASWQRGETQTPDWAHAFDSDVAAAAAQHDGPALARLAESASGRISHPTPDHYYPVLYTAGAADTKDAVTFPLSGFDMGSLSMRSILYD, encoded by the coding sequence ATGCCCGTCCTCTTCGTCGGCCACGGCTCGCCGATGAACGCCATCGAAGACAACGACTGGACCCGCGGCTTCCGCAAGCTGGGGGAGCTGTTGCCACAGCCGACCGCCATCCTCAGCATCTCCGCCCACTGGTACGTTCCAGGCACCTTCGTCACCGGCAACGAGCACCCCCGCACCATCCACGACTTCGGCGGGTTCCCGCCCGAGCTGTACGAGCAGCAGTACCCGGCGCCTGGAAGCGTCGAGCTGGCCAGGCGCGTCTCGAACCTCGTCGGCAAGGGGACCACGCTCCGGACCGACTGGGGTCTCGACCATGGCACCTGGACCGTCCTCAAGTACCTGCGTCCGAAGGCGGACCTGCCGGTTGTCCAGTTGAGCATCGACGGACGGCTTCCACCGGCCGGGCATCTCGCCATTGGAAAAACACTGGCGCCGCTGCGCGAGGAGGGGGTCCTCATCCTCGGCAGCGGAAACGTCACGCACAACCTGCGTCACGCCTTCGCCAGCTGGCAGCGCGGCGAGACGCAGACGCCCGACTGGGCGCACGCCTTCGACTCCGACGTCGCGGCAGCCGCCGCCCAGCACGATGGGCCGGCGCTCGCCCGGCTCGCCGAGTCCGCTTCCGGGCGAATCTCCCATCCCACGCCCGACCATTACTATCCGGTGCTGTACACGGCGGGCGCCGCCGACACCAAGGACGCGGTGACGTTTCCCCTCTCCGGATTCGACATGGGATCGCTCTCGATGCGGTCGATACTGTACGATTGA